AAATTTGTGTGAACATAAACTCAACGTATTGGCACTGGTGTTGTTCTGTGAAACAGCTCGTTTTTCCCACCTCACCCACTCAACATAAAGCATCAACTCCCACCTGTACGACAAAAGATCAATTTCATGCACATTAAGTCAGAAAAACACTACAAATTTTGGAGTTTTCATATATTTGTATTTCCATACAaagaaacaacaataaaaaaatgcaagaCATGATAAAACTCTAGAGAAACTCAATGATGACTtgactaaaaaaagaaaaaagaaaaatgaatgtgAGCAGAGAACCACTGATGTCACTCCATTTAACAGCCGGATTTACCTGCTACTTACCAATAAACTCAGTTAGCTCTTGGTAACATTGACATCAATCTGTGATCtttactgaacacacacacacagagtggatTGTTACATTTAATTAATAGCCCACAGGTTGTAAAATTAAGTGGCACCATTATTTACTTTCCCCCAATGCGACAAGGACCACGTTAACAGTGCAATAAATCTCATTTAGCCATCGCttaacaggaaaaaaaggtATCTTTGCTGCAGAAAATGAAGAGGGAAGGAAGGATGCGAGTAACAATGATGAAGTTCTTTGCTCACACTCGACATGGATGCATCAAAAACGTCTAAAAATCAAGACACCTATTGCATGTAAACAAGAACCAACTCAAATGTAAGTTCTGTTGATATAGACATGCTAATTCAAAATGTTCCCCTCAGAAACACCTTGATGAGTCACACACATCAATTATTGGAGGGAAGATGAACGTTGAAAGAAGAAAACTTAGTATCGCCctgcaaaaagaaaatattaaatattagtcCCAAGTTATCAATCTGCTTTCAACCAGTGATCAAGATACATACATCTGTTTAAATGTGCAGTCTGGATGCAGTTAGGCAAACCTTCTATTGTATGCCTTTCTCTTCCTACTGTACTTACGTGGGCTGTAGGAGCGAGACCGTGAGCGAGACCTGTATCGACTGTAGTAGGGCGATGGAGAGCGCCTGCGACTGCAAAGAGACAAAGACGATTTAATACATTTACTCCCACGCAACAAAGTTAACATTGACTTTGTACTCAAATTATTGCTCACCTGTACCTATAGTCATACTCGTCATATCTGTCGTAGCGCTCATAGCCACGGTCGTAATGCGagtctctccctcccctcctgctgctgcttccgccgccgccgccactgccactgccacctccgccgccgccgccaccaccaccgccgccgcctcctcctcctccaccaccaccgccaccattGCTGTTGGAATAAGGAAATCAAGGCCATGACGTCTTATCTCAGGAGAAACACAACACCATGTCGAAACTGATACAAATTGTTACAAATCACAAATGTGTTTCAAGAAAAGATGCACggttagataaaaaaaatgagtgCTTCTGATGGCTCGAATGTACATTTATGCTTCTCAAGGACTCCAACCATGTGGTGAATAGTCTCACACTTAATGTTAAGGAAACCGACATGTATGACTTGACAACGGCGTTGATCTTACTGAGTTGGTCTTCCCATGTAGATTCCTGGTGTGGGGGTATGAGCACGTTTAGTGATGGAATAGTCCACCCTGATGCGCCTCCCGTCCAGCTCCATGCCATTGGCTCGCTCCATTGCCTGAGGAAAacaagagggaggagaagacAAAGATGTCATCAGACTATTGGAAGGGTTTTTGGTACTAATCATTTGTTTCACAAAGGCCCACTTACATTACATACTGTAACCCTCTCGCTATGAGAGGCATGACTGCAAGGTGAGGGAATTTGTGGCAAGGCAGACACCTAGTGGCTTACTTATGTAATCACATCTACATTACAAAATGAGAGGCTTTATCTGAAGTGGAGGACCTTTGAGCCTGTATGAATACCATGAATGTCCCAAACAATATAGTTGCCCATATAAGGATGTAGAACTCGCAGTTTTGAAGTAAACTAATCAATAAGGTGGCAACAGGCAATAATCAATACTCGGATTAGGCTTTACTTGATGTCAATACTCTTCACTAGACCTACATCCGTTACAGTTTTCATTTAAATCAGggaatattttacactttaaaaCACCAGATGAATGCAATTAGCCACATTACAAGACAGAAAACAGGACTGAAGATCATTAGGCATCTAGATCAAGCCAATAAACAAAACCACAAACGTTTCCCATACCTCTTTGGAATCCTCAATCCTCTCGAAGTAAACAAAGGAGAAACCACGGGAGCGACCCGTGCGCTGGTCGTACACCACGTTGACCCCCGCCAGAGGTCCGTAGCGCGAAAACACCTCCCTCAGGTCACGCTCTGTAGTGTACAGGCTCAAGCCAAACACCCCCAGACATGTGCTGGGGTCGGGGTTCGCCTGGAAGGGTCAAACATGAGGGTTAAAATTGATGGTTTGGCTTACCGTATCTACCCAGTGATTTACATACAAAATCCATTTACTGGATTTAGTATGCAAAACATGCTCCTTCATGCACACAGTAGCATTTACATGTTTGATGCACTGGGCACAGACTGTAGAGGTTCATCTTTCCAAAACTTAAGCACAGAAAATGATACTGCACCAAGAGAATATCGTGGATTAATTAATTAGGACCTTTTAAAAACCTCCTTAATTCTATATTGGCGACTTCAGATCTGTTACTGTTAAGGGAGGAGGTGTTATCCTCCACCTACTTCTCTTACATTATGACTTCTGGCTCACAACTAAGGCAGTTATTGAGTTACAACTAAAAAGGCAAGGATCTATGTACATTTTTACAACAGGGTACCAAAACGTTTCCCTCCAAGCATCTCCAGCTGTACCCTTAAACAGCTTTCAAAAGGATGTCCCATATTTGATCTTGCATTTTCCCTTAGCAGTTCGAACAAATCTTATACGGCTTCCTTGCAAAAATAGCA
This Sebastes fasciatus isolate fSebFas1 chromosome 17, fSebFas1.pri, whole genome shotgun sequence DNA region includes the following protein-coding sequences:
- the tra2a gene encoding transformer-2 protein homolog alpha isoform X3, with the protein product MSDIEDGHYKGRGSRSPSKSDRGSPARVKSEGRSGSASPARAVKRSESRSRSRSKSRSRSRRRSNRRYSRSRSRSYSHRRKSRSRSYSPEYRRKKSPSTSPMSSRRRHSHTGSRQSQDFTKEAHGHGGGDADVRANPDPSTCLGVFGLSLYTTERDLREVFSRYGPLAGVNVVYDQRTGRSRGFSFVYFERIEDSKEAMERANGMELDGRRIRVDYSITKRAHTPTPGIYMGRPTHNGGGGGGGGGGGGGGGGGGGGGGSGSGGGGGSSSRRGGRDSHYDRGYERYDRYDEYDYSRRRSPSPYYSRYRSRSRSRSYSPRRY
- the tra2a gene encoding transformer-2 protein homolog alpha isoform X1; this encodes MSDIEDGHYKGRGSRSPSKSDRGSPARVKSEGRSGSASPARAVKRSESRSRSRSKSRSRSRRRSNRRYSRSRSRSYSHRRKSRSRSYSPEYRRKKSPSTSPMSSRRRHSHTGSRQSQDFTKEAHGHGGGDADVRANPDPSTCLGVFGLSLYTTERDLREVFSRYGPLAGVNVVYDQRTGRSRGFSFVYFERIEDSKEAMERANGMELDGRRIRVDYSITKRAHTPTPGIYMGRPTHNGGGGGGGGGGGGGGGGGGGGGGSGSGGGGGSSSRRGGRDSHYDRGYERYDRYDEYDYRYSRRRSPSPYYSRYRSRSRSRSYSPRRY
- the tra2a gene encoding transformer-2 protein homolog alpha isoform X4, translating into MSDIEDGHYKGRGSRSPSKSDRGSPARVKSEGRSGSASPARAVKRSESRSRSRSKSRSRSRRRSNRRYSRSRSRSYSHRRKSRSRSYSPEYRRKKSPSTSPMSSRRRHSHTGSRSQDFTKEAHGHGGGDADVRANPDPSTCLGVFGLSLYTTERDLREVFSRYGPLAGVNVVYDQRTGRSRGFSFVYFERIEDSKEAMERANGMELDGRRIRVDYSITKRAHTPTPGIYMGRPTHNGGGGGGGGGGGGGGGGGGGGGGSGSGGGGGSSSRRGGRDSHYDRGYERYDRYDEYDYSRRRSPSPYYSRYRSRSRSRSYSPRRY
- the tra2a gene encoding transformer-2 protein homolog alpha isoform X2; the protein is MSDIEDGHYKGRGSRSPSKSDRGSPARVKSEGRSGSASPARAVKRSESRSRSRSKSRSRSRRRSNRRYSRSRSRSYSHRRKSRSRSYSPEYRRKKSPSTSPMSSRRRHSHTGSRSQDFTKEAHGHGGGDADVRANPDPSTCLGVFGLSLYTTERDLREVFSRYGPLAGVNVVYDQRTGRSRGFSFVYFERIEDSKEAMERANGMELDGRRIRVDYSITKRAHTPTPGIYMGRPTHNGGGGGGGGGGGGGGGGGGGGGGSGSGGGGGSSSRRGGRDSHYDRGYERYDRYDEYDYRYSRRRSPSPYYSRYRSRSRSRSYSPRRY